One Gemmatimonadaceae bacterium DNA window includes the following coding sequences:
- a CDS encoding ABC transporter permease — translation MTNVSTLLPDAALGRARRIPTARALATLGRVTRQGVEAVGGSARFAARTMGAIRDVRTWGPAATLHMRRLGVDSLPIGVFIAVFTGIVLALLASYSFSGAVPMYFVGTLVEKTITMELAPVLTGLALAGRVGANIAAELGTMRVTEQIDALETLGYDPHSYLVVPRVLAGTIMFPVVVGAAMLAGVASGWLASVALLDLSSADFVQGLRLFFSGFDVRYGLVKAASFGFIVTLIGSIRGLRAAGGAEGVGRAATTAVVYSAVLILVLDAFWAVTWLLGSRP, via the coding sequence ATGACCAACGTCAGCACCCTCCTCCCTGATGCAGCGCTCGGACGAGCCCGTCGGATTCCGACGGCCCGGGCGCTCGCGACATTGGGGAGGGTGACGCGTCAGGGCGTCGAGGCCGTTGGTGGCAGTGCGCGCTTCGCGGCACGGACGATGGGAGCGATTCGCGACGTTCGCACGTGGGGTCCCGCCGCGACGCTGCACATGCGCCGGCTCGGCGTCGACTCCCTGCCGATCGGTGTTTTCATCGCCGTGTTCACCGGAATCGTACTCGCTTTGCTCGCGAGCTACTCCTTCAGCGGCGCCGTACCGATGTACTTCGTCGGGACGCTCGTTGAGAAAACAATAACCATGGAGCTTGCGCCCGTGCTCACGGGACTCGCGCTCGCAGGGCGCGTGGGCGCGAACATCGCCGCTGAATTGGGGACGATGCGCGTCACCGAACAGATCGACGCACTGGAGACACTGGGCTACGATCCGCATTCGTATCTTGTCGTCCCGCGCGTCCTCGCAGGAACTATCATGTTCCCCGTCGTCGTAGGTGCAGCGATGCTTGCGGGCGTTGCATCGGGCTGGCTCGCGTCGGTCGCGTTGCTCGATCTGTCGTCCGCCGATTTCGTTCAGGGACTTCGTCTCTTCTTCTCTGGCTTTGACGTTCGATATGGCCTGGTGAAGGCCGCGAGCTTCGGATTCATCGTGACACTCATCGGCTCGATCCGCGGATTGCGGGCCGCTGGCGGAGCAGAGGGCGTGGGCCGAGCTGCAACCACTGCGGTGGTGTATTCCGCCGTATTGATTCTCGTGCTCGACGCGTTCTGGGCCGTGACGTGGCTGCTCGGGAGCCGGCCATGA
- a CDS encoding PadR family transcriptional regulator, with protein MTTLSKDRLHGTLDALVLKTLNGGPRHGYAIARWLEEATGDAIQIEEGSLYPALYRMERRGWIEAEWGTSEVGRKAKFYRLTNAGRKQLRLETAEWSHFASAVSRVLMPG; from the coding sequence ATGACGACACTCTCGAAGGATCGCCTCCACGGCACGCTGGACGCGCTCGTGCTGAAGACGCTGAACGGCGGGCCTCGTCATGGCTACGCGATTGCCCGATGGTTGGAGGAGGCGACCGGCGACGCGATCCAGATCGAAGAGGGGTCCCTCTACCCCGCCCTATACCGGATGGAAAGGCGCGGCTGGATCGAGGCCGAATGGGGCACCTCGGAGGTGGGTAGAAAGGCCAAGTTCTACCGGCTCACGAATGCCGGCCGGAAGCAGCTGCGGCTGGAAACGGCGGAGTGGTCGCACTTCGCGTCCGCGGTATCGCGGGTGCTCATGCCCGGCTGA
- a CDS encoding outer membrane beta-barrel protein, with product MRTYIVIAGLVAAIGSTASAQAPTPTASGTAFELTPYAGYMIFGDYLKGPFGTSISNAPGALYGVQLGMKIYPNVSLLGNVGYISSDITAGIPFLGGYSIAHSSTLMYDGGLQLDLPLTTASGFSLKPFAQIGAGAMHYNISESVIQTNTTNFAANVGLGADIGLGQSMGLRLMAKDYIGKFNFQGATDLDVQGQTAQNFALSAGLRFNF from the coding sequence ATGCGCACCTACATCGTCATCGCTGGTCTCGTTGCAGCAATCGGATCGACGGCTTCGGCTCAAGCGCCAACGCCGACCGCGAGCGGCACCGCCTTCGAGCTCACGCCATACGCCGGATACATGATCTTCGGCGACTATCTCAAGGGCCCGTTCGGCACGAGCATCTCGAACGCACCAGGTGCTCTCTACGGCGTTCAGCTCGGCATGAAGATCTATCCGAACGTGTCGTTGCTCGGAAATGTCGGCTACATCAGCTCCGATATCACCGCCGGAATTCCATTCCTCGGCGGCTACTCGATCGCGCACAGCTCGACGCTGATGTACGACGGTGGCCTGCAGCTGGACCTCCCGCTGACGACGGCGAGTGGCTTCAGTCTGAAGCCATTTGCTCAGATCGGCGCCGGCGCCATGCACTACAACATCAGCGAGTCTGTCATTCAGACGAACACCACGAATTTTGCAGCGAACGTGGGCCTGGGTGCGGACATCGGGCTCGGCCAATCGATGGGTCTTCGCTTGATGGCCAAGGACTACATTGGCAAATTCAACTTCCAGGGCGCTACGGATCTCGACGTGCAGGGGCAGACCGCGCAAAACTTTGCGCTGAGCGCCGGATTGCGGTTCAACTTCTAG
- a CDS encoding phosphoribosyltransferase, whose translation MAERFLNRSEAGRLLAAELTQYAGRGDVLVLGLPRGGVPVAFEIAMALDAPLDVFVVRKLGLPGHEEFGIGAIASGGVRVVDESVLRAYGVDADALDRITERERRELERRERLYRDDRPFPSVTGRVAILVDDGLATGSTMRAAIAALRAEGPREIVVAAPVGAPETCGAIAKLADDVVCLDTPEPFYAVGLWYEDFEQTEDEEVHDLLERAAERTAPPR comes from the coding sequence ATGGCTGAGCGCTTTCTGAACCGCTCCGAGGCGGGGCGACTGCTGGCTGCCGAACTCACGCAATACGCGGGACGAGGTGACGTACTCGTGCTCGGCCTGCCGCGCGGGGGCGTACCTGTCGCCTTCGAGATCGCGATGGCACTCGATGCGCCCCTCGACGTCTTCGTCGTGAGAAAATTGGGTCTGCCGGGCCACGAGGAATTCGGAATCGGCGCGATCGCGAGCGGCGGGGTACGCGTCGTCGACGAATCCGTGCTCCGTGCGTACGGCGTGGACGCGGACGCGCTGGATCGAATCACCGAGCGCGAGCGCCGCGAGCTCGAGCGCCGAGAGCGGCTCTACCGCGACGATCGTCCGTTTCCGTCGGTTACAGGTCGTGTGGCGATACTTGTCGACGATGGCCTGGCGACCGGTTCGACGATGCGCGCGGCAATTGCTGCGTTACGCGCCGAAGGCCCGCGCGAGATCGTCGTCGCGGCGCCCGTGGGCGCACCGGAGACGTGCGGAGCCATTGCCAAGCTCGCCGACGACGTCGTGTGTCTCGATACGCCGGAGCCCTTCTACGCCGTTGGTCTCTGGTATGAGGACTTCGAACAGACCGAAGATGAGGAAGTTCACGATCTCCTGGAGCGCGCGGCCGAACGGACGGCCCCGCCGCGATAA
- a CDS encoding MlaD family protein, which yields MRRTNDFLVGTIVLLVILTLTGATFWAKQSDIGERRAKVVARFRDVGNARVGNAVVIRGVRAGTIEAIELSRGGWVHVRMSLDRSMTLPSTPVVLLNESSLFGEWQATITPRSALPHDETVEAQVAESSGGGDVLPGALLPDIAKLTAVAGQIAGDVANVAGRVEVAFDERAARELRSSIRNFADLSTTLSKTVRTHAGDLDTLSRGLQSAVASLNRTATSAELMASRIDSSSSSGQVKQIVDDMSHAASELRRATAQVRAMSEQLSRTQNRLDSFLTNGDSVLVKLNTGQGSLGLLLNDPSLYRNSDSLLTQLRGLVTEVRTNPKKFVSVRLF from the coding sequence ATGAGACGCACGAACGATTTTCTCGTCGGCACCATCGTGTTGCTGGTGATCCTCACGCTCACCGGCGCCACCTTCTGGGCGAAGCAGAGCGACATTGGTGAGCGGCGCGCGAAGGTCGTTGCGCGCTTTCGCGACGTCGGCAACGCGCGGGTCGGTAACGCGGTGGTCATCCGTGGCGTGCGAGCGGGAACGATCGAGGCGATTGAACTGTCGCGCGGCGGATGGGTGCACGTGCGAATGAGTCTCGATCGCTCGATGACATTGCCGTCGACGCCGGTGGTATTGCTCAACGAGTCCAGTTTGTTCGGTGAGTGGCAGGCGACAATCACGCCTCGATCGGCGCTGCCTCACGACGAGACCGTAGAGGCGCAGGTTGCGGAGTCCTCAGGGGGCGGTGATGTCCTACCGGGGGCGCTCTTGCCCGATATCGCGAAGCTCACCGCCGTCGCGGGTCAGATTGCCGGAGACGTTGCAAATGTCGCCGGTCGCGTCGAAGTCGCATTCGACGAACGCGCCGCGCGGGAGCTTCGTTCGTCGATTCGGAACTTCGCGGATTTGTCGACGACGCTCTCGAAGACGGTGCGTACGCATGCCGGCGACCTCGACACCCTCTCGCGCGGACTCCAGTCCGCGGTGGCGTCGCTCAATCGCACGGCAACGAGTGCGGAGCTGATGGCATCGCGCATCGACAGCTCGTCATCGAGCGGACAGGTCAAGCAGATCGTAGATGACATGTCACACGCGGCCTCGGAGCTCCGGCGCGCCACGGCACAGGTTCGCGCCATGTCCGAGCAACTCTCGAGGACGCAGAACCGCCTCGATTCCTTCCTGACGAATGGCGACTCGGTGCTGGTGAAGCTCAACACGGGACAGGGATCGTTAGGTCTCCTTCTCAATGATCCGTCTCTCTACCGCAATAGTGACTCGTTGTTGACGCAACTGCGCGGGCTCGTCACGGAGGTCCGCACGAACCCGAAGAAATTCGTGAGCGTGCGGCTCTTCTGA
- a CDS encoding LysM peptidoglycan-binding domain-containing protein, with product MIGAAIVIVGLLVQFAIHTYRTEPRNASAIAERELRLNTLAEGERVIRTVAVFQRPWIDYFRATRGLLVLTDRRLLFLGLEPRDLLSAGDSPPTFTEHDFQVDTAVQLHPGRTFFGIAKALVVDTPEGNYRYGVPSQGWGKASLLLHSISARHERLVALGEKQAKQRAAVEARRKLAEQEAAKAKYYKVKRGDALASIAARWNTTADHLREWNSISGNKIRIGQTLLVKPLPNQTVVAGEVGATKK from the coding sequence ATGATTGGTGCGGCGATCGTCATCGTCGGACTGCTCGTCCAATTTGCAATTCACACCTATCGCACCGAGCCTCGGAACGCGAGCGCCATTGCCGAGCGAGAGCTGCGACTGAATACTCTCGCAGAGGGCGAGCGCGTCATTCGCACGGTCGCAGTGTTTCAGCGTCCCTGGATCGATTACTTCCGAGCGACGCGAGGCCTTCTCGTTCTCACCGATCGGCGCTTGCTGTTCCTGGGCCTGGAGCCACGCGACCTGCTGAGCGCCGGAGATAGCCCTCCGACCTTCACCGAGCACGATTTTCAAGTCGATACGGCGGTTCAGCTGCATCCGGGTCGCACGTTCTTCGGCATCGCCAAAGCGCTCGTCGTCGACACGCCAGAGGGCAACTATCGATATGGGGTTCCGTCGCAGGGCTGGGGAAAGGCGAGCCTGCTCCTACACTCGATCTCTGCGCGCCACGAGCGGCTCGTCGCACTCGGCGAGAAGCAGGCGAAGCAACGGGCAGCAGTAGAAGCGCGGCGGAAACTGGCGGAGCAGGAAGCCGCGAAGGCCAAGTATTACAAGGTGAAGCGTGGTGACGCCTTGGCCTCGATTGCCGCTCGCTGGAACACCACCGCCGATCATCTTCGCGAGTGGAACAGCATCAGCGGAAACAAGATTCGCATCGGGCAAACGCTGCTGGTGAAGCCATTGCCTAACCAGACGGTCGTTGCCGGAGAGGTGGGTGCAACCAAGAAGTGA
- the fahA gene encoding fumarylacetoacetase, with protein sequence MALNDTHRIELASWVESAQTPGSDFPIQNLPFGVFKRTGRHEPARVGVAIGDQIVDVATCLDEGLLIDAATSGAERCRDSHLNDLMTLGPEAISGLRRGLSELLRVNSAAYRRDPGIARRVLVPMYEAEMRLPVLIGDYTDFYASIDHARNVGTMLRPNDPLLPNYKYVPIGYHGRASSIVVSDTHVRRPTGQIRDDPEQPPSVAPTRRLDYEAELGIFMGIGNALGSAIPILDADRHIFGFCLLNDWSARDIQSWEYQPLGPFLAKSFATTISPWVVTLEALEPFRAPAYVRPDGDPPPLPYLLWDADQRRGGLDIIVEVYLATATMRQRRQDPVRISRGRFTSMYWTVAQLVAHHTSNGCNLRPGDLLGTGTISGPDPESRGSLIERTWRGRDPIKLPNGESRTFLADGDEVIMRAHCERPGFARIGLGDCSGMVVPAV encoded by the coding sequence ATGGCGCTGAACGACACGCATCGGATCGAGCTCGCGTCCTGGGTAGAGTCGGCACAGACTCCGGGCAGCGACTTCCCGATTCAGAATCTTCCCTTCGGCGTCTTCAAACGCACTGGACGGCACGAACCTGCGCGCGTGGGTGTCGCGATCGGCGATCAGATAGTCGACGTCGCAACCTGTCTCGATGAAGGTTTGTTGATCGATGCTGCCACGTCGGGTGCGGAGCGCTGCCGCGACAGTCACCTGAACGACCTCATGACGTTGGGTCCCGAAGCGATCTCCGGACTCCGGCGAGGCTTGAGCGAGCTTCTTCGCGTCAATTCGGCGGCGTATCGCCGCGATCCTGGCATCGCGCGTCGGGTGCTCGTGCCGATGTATGAGGCCGAGATGCGACTTCCGGTGCTGATCGGCGACTACACCGACTTTTATGCCTCCATCGATCACGCGCGAAATGTCGGGACCATGCTCAGGCCGAACGATCCACTACTGCCGAACTACAAGTACGTCCCGATCGGCTATCACGGGCGAGCGTCGTCGATAGTGGTGAGCGATACTCACGTGCGTCGTCCGACAGGGCAGATCCGCGACGATCCGGAACAGCCACCATCCGTCGCACCAACCAGGCGGCTCGATTACGAGGCGGAGCTGGGCATCTTCATGGGGATTGGCAATGCGCTCGGATCGGCGATCCCGATCCTCGACGCGGACCGCCACATCTTTGGCTTTTGTCTTCTGAACGACTGGTCGGCGCGGGACATCCAGAGCTGGGAATACCAGCCGCTCGGGCCCTTCCTCGCGAAGAGTTTCGCGACGACCATTTCGCCGTGGGTCGTGACGCTAGAGGCACTCGAGCCATTTCGCGCTCCAGCCTACGTTCGCCCCGACGGCGATCCGCCGCCGCTGCCCTATCTGCTTTGGGACGCCGACCAACGCCGCGGCGGCTTGGACATCATAGTCGAGGTTTATCTCGCGACGGCGACGATGCGGCAACGTCGCCAGGATCCGGTGCGGATCAGTCGCGGCCGATTCACCTCGATGTACTGGACGGTCGCCCAGCTCGTGGCGCACCACACCTCCAATGGCTGCAACTTGCGGCCGGGCGACCTGCTTGGCACCGGCACGATATCCGGCCCCGATCCGGAGAGCCGCGGTTCGCTCATCGAGCGCACCTGGCGGGGGCGCGATCCAATCAAGCTCCCCAACGGCGAGTCTCGAACGTTTCTTGCCGACGGGGATGAGGTGATCATGCGGGCGCACTGTGAGCGCCCAGGCTTCGCTCGGATCGGCTTGGGCGACTGTAGCGGTATGGTGGTCCCCGCAGTTTGA
- a CDS encoding lytic transglycosylase domain-containing protein: MRPVFVQREPVVAQILQHEYVDSAPIRAPWLNSPAEVALQTPQFLADRERFMRDLLRTGKVDEHRAWSLADVAVSEAYRRRLPPALVLGVMLTENDELNSRARSPVGAVGLMQVHGSSWRSALGRMFGTNLHNDTTNLRYGIYILGYMARRASNNPVADSTAQSDSTVASDSSWRMALLHYNGCVRGKNTPNCRSYPVAVQKNVIENAKTTCNGRDFDACVVRPLWLSTRSDPSQQ; the protein is encoded by the coding sequence GTGCGGCCGGTTTTTGTGCAGCGCGAGCCGGTGGTCGCTCAGATTCTCCAGCACGAGTACGTCGATTCCGCTCCGATCCGCGCTCCGTGGTTGAACTCGCCAGCGGAAGTTGCCCTTCAGACTCCACAATTCCTCGCTGACCGCGAGCGCTTTATGCGAGATCTGCTCCGAACCGGCAAGGTGGACGAGCACCGAGCGTGGAGCCTTGCCGACGTTGCGGTCAGCGAAGCATACCGCCGCCGGTTGCCGCCGGCGCTTGTGCTTGGTGTGATGCTCACCGAGAACGACGAGCTCAATTCCAGAGCGCGATCGCCCGTCGGAGCGGTAGGGTTGATGCAAGTTCACGGAAGCTCCTGGCGCAGCGCGCTGGGTCGCATGTTCGGTACGAACTTGCACAATGACACGACCAACTTGCGCTACGGGATCTACATCCTGGGTTACATGGCGCGACGAGCGAGCAATAACCCCGTTGCCGATTCCACCGCACAGAGTGACAGTACGGTGGCGTCGGACAGCAGCTGGCGGATGGCGTTGCTGCACTACAATGGATGTGTGCGTGGCAAGAACACGCCGAACTGCCGAAGCTATCCCGTGGCGGTTCAGAAGAACGTCATCGAGAATGCCAAGACGACGTGCAACGGTCGCGATTTCGACGCCTGCGTCGTGCGTCCGCTCTGGCTGAGCACTCGTTCGGATCCGAGCCAGCAATAG
- a CDS encoding DUF4403 family protein — protein MIRLFGESVRLVVIAASIIGVSVACRGHFEVPTPVLSAPLAGEPPSEPATITLPIAIALSKIRTQLDSVFPPSDSLDRAKCTALGGLVCHRYLYRRDSLDLRASGDHVTLQTRLRYGASVGLPGVGGIASCGFAPESMKRADVRLSTTLYWRSDWRLGSHGTTVNTTLSDRCEVTLLHVDATSIVKRIIEGQSEDLRRQIDSMLPMAADVHGAADSLWQLAQQPLALDSASTVWLTLSPESVSLAPIIGSASAISTALVLTARPRVTVGPKPAVTVEPLPSLTLARRSSGIHVPVEVELPFSDLSQKVSTLLAGDTAGKGLHVREIKIWGVGDTAVVKVDLEGKVNGSLYLLGRVGYDSTSRSVLLSNLRYTLESHDMMTRIKSTFGAGRIKAALDAATGKGHLAVGEQLDSLKSRLNYELNRSLAPGVRLAGSVNDVRFSRMFTTQTAFVLRVVLDGEAVILVQ, from the coding sequence ATGATTCGACTCTTCGGAGAGAGCGTGCGGCTCGTCGTAATCGCCGCGTCGATCATCGGAGTGAGCGTCGCGTGTCGCGGCCACTTCGAGGTCCCAACACCCGTGCTCTCGGCGCCGCTTGCTGGAGAACCCCCGAGTGAGCCGGCAACGATCACGCTGCCGATCGCAATCGCGCTTTCGAAGATTCGCACGCAGCTCGACTCAGTCTTTCCGCCCTCGGACAGTCTCGATCGAGCAAAGTGTACGGCACTCGGAGGACTGGTCTGTCACCGGTATCTGTATCGGCGCGACAGCCTCGATTTGCGCGCGAGTGGCGATCACGTGACGCTGCAGACTCGGCTTCGATATGGGGCATCCGTCGGCTTGCCCGGCGTGGGCGGAATTGCAAGCTGCGGATTTGCTCCCGAGTCAATGAAGCGCGCCGACGTCCGTCTATCGACGACGCTCTATTGGCGCTCCGATTGGCGACTAGGGTCGCACGGTACGACGGTCAATACAACTTTAAGTGATCGGTGTGAAGTCACGTTATTACATGTTGATGCGACATCGATAGTAAAGCGAATTATAGAAGGACAAAGCGAGGATCTTCGTCGTCAGATCGATTCGATGCTGCCGATGGCCGCCGACGTGCACGGCGCGGCAGACTCTCTGTGGCAGCTCGCCCAGCAACCACTCGCTCTGGACTCTGCGTCCACGGTCTGGCTCACGCTCTCACCCGAATCCGTGAGTCTCGCGCCCATCATTGGCTCGGCGAGCGCGATATCGACTGCGCTCGTCCTGACCGCGCGTCCGCGAGTAACCGTTGGTCCGAAGCCGGCGGTGACCGTAGAGCCGCTTCCATCGCTCACACTTGCTCGACGCTCATCCGGCATCCATGTGCCTGTCGAGGTCGAACTGCCGTTCTCGGATCTCAGCCAGAAGGTCTCGACTCTTCTTGCCGGCGATACGGCCGGCAAGGGACTGCACGTGAGAGAAATAAAGATCTGGGGAGTAGGAGACACTGCCGTGGTCAAGGTCGATCTCGAGGGCAAGGTCAACGGCTCACTCTACCTGCTCGGGCGAGTAGGATACGACTCCACCTCTCGTTCCGTGCTTCTGAGTAATCTTCGGTACACTCTCGAGAGCCACGACATGATGACCCGGATCAAGTCGACGTTCGGCGCTGGTCGGATCAAGGCCGCACTCGACGCGGCGACCGGGAAAGGGCATCTCGCCGTCGGAGAGCAATTGGACTCGCTCAAGTCGCGCCTGAACTACGAGCTCAATCGCTCGTTGGCACCCGGCGTCAGGCTCGCGGGAAGCGTGAACGACGTCCGCTTTTCACGCATGTTCACGACGCAGACAGCGTTCGTTCTTCGAGTCGTGCTCGATGGCGAGGCCGTTATCCTGGTGCAGTGA
- a CDS encoding SET domain-containing protein-lysine N-methyltransferase, producing the protein MAYRPSPPPQNDNEWFELRESSIQGLGAFARKDIPRSTRLIEYTGEKISYAESDRRYPDEKDERHHTFLFTLNGKWIIDAAFDGNDARFINHSCNPNCDAYIERGHIWIESIKRIPAGAELTYDYQYEYLDEYTAEDIAFYACRCGAPNCRGTIVEPKKTRRKR; encoded by the coding sequence ATGGCGTACCGGCCCTCCCCGCCGCCGCAAAACGACAACGAGTGGTTCGAGCTGCGCGAGTCGTCGATTCAGGGGTTGGGTGCTTTCGCACGGAAGGATATTCCACGAAGCACGCGACTCATCGAATATACGGGCGAAAAGATCAGCTACGCCGAATCCGATCGCCGGTATCCGGATGAAAAGGATGAGCGGCACCACACGTTCCTGTTCACCCTGAACGGCAAGTGGATCATCGATGCCGCGTTCGACGGCAACGATGCGCGGTTCATCAATCATTCGTGCAATCCAAACTGCGACGCGTACATCGAGCGCGGACACATCTGGATCGAGTCAATCAAGCGGATACCGGCGGGTGCCGAGCTGACGTACGACTATCAGTACGAGTACCTGGACGAGTATACTGCCGAGGACATCGCGTTCTACGCTTGCCGGTGCGGCGCGCCGAATTGTCGCGGCACCATCGTCGAACCGAAAAAAACGCGACGTAAGCGTTAG